The Vallitalea longa genome includes a window with the following:
- a CDS encoding iron-containing alcohol dehydrogenase, whose amino-acid sequence MKWFRVPKDIVFGEGALEYLSTLEGKKATLVTGGSSMKRFGFLDEAKKQLEKAGMEVSIVDGVEPNPSIDTVVRGGKEMAEFKPDWIIAIGGGSALDAAKIMWVYYEYPETKFEDLVAGKFPKLRTKAKFIAIPSTSGTASEITAFSVITDTANHIKYPLVSYEITPDVALLDAALPAKMPAHITANTGMDVMTHAIEAYVSTSATSYTDPLAMEAIKLVYKQIPIAYTDGSNMKAREDMHNASTLAGMAFTNASLGLVHSLAHKIGGELGITHGLANAILLPYIIEYNMKATDKFAEIEKQLEISDLVAELKALNKKVGIPTTLKEVTEVEITEEKFNEVLDRMSKNAFADPCSLTNPRQSNAEEVKEIYKAAFYGTTAKNI is encoded by the coding sequence ATAAAATGGTTTAGAGTTCCAAAAGATATCGTATTCGGTGAAGGTGCATTAGAATATTTATCAACTTTAGAAGGCAAAAAAGCTACTCTTGTAACAGGTGGTAGCTCAATGAAAAGATTCGGTTTCTTAGACGAAGCTAAAAAGCAATTAGAAAAAGCTGGTATGGAAGTATCTATCGTTGATGGTGTTGAGCCTAACCCATCAATTGACACAGTAGTAAGAGGCGGAAAAGAAATGGCTGAATTCAAGCCTGATTGGATTATTGCAATCGGTGGTGGTTCTGCTCTTGACGCTGCTAAGATCATGTGGGTATATTATGAATATCCAGAAACTAAATTTGAAGACTTAGTTGCAGGTAAATTCCCTAAATTAAGAACAAAAGCTAAATTCATCGCTATTCCATCAACAAGTGGTACAGCTTCAGAAATTACTGCATTCTCAGTAATCACTGATACAGCTAATCATATCAAATATCCATTAGTATCTTATGAGATTACTCCAGACGTAGCATTACTTGATGCAGCTCTTCCAGCTAAAATGCCTGCTCATATTACAGCTAACACTGGTATGGATGTTATGACACATGCTATTGAAGCTTACGTTTCAACAAGTGCAACTAGCTATACAGATCCTCTTGCTATGGAAGCTATCAAATTAGTTTATAAACAAATTCCAATTGCTTATACTGACGGTAGTAACATGAAAGCAAGAGAAGATATGCATAACGCTTCTACTCTAGCAGGTATGGCATTCACTAATGCTTCATTAGGACTAGTACACAGTTTAGCTCATAAGATTGGTGGAGAACTTGGAATCACTCATGGTTTAGCTAACGCTATCTTATTACCATATATAATTGAATATAACATGAAAGCTACAGATAAATTTGCAGAAATCGAAAAGCAACTTGAAATTAGTGACTTAGTTGCTGAATTAAAAGCATTAAATAAAAAAGTTGGTATCCCAACTACCCTAAAAGAAGTTACAGAAGTTGAAATCACAGAAGAAAAATTCAACGAAGTATTAGATAGAATGAGTAAAAATGCATTTGCAGACCCTTGCTCTTTAACTAACCCAAGACAATCTAATGCAGAAGAAGTTAAAGAAATCTACAAAGCAGCATTCTATGGTACAACTGCTAAAAATATTTAA
- a CDS encoding MATE family efflux transporter, which yields MKQLDLGKDKVSKLFINYSVPAVISMVVISLYIIVDGIFVSRGVGPDGLAAVNIALPFIQALNSIIIMITIGGGVLTAIKLGENNEKEASRRFSFTVMIAVIFIIITSLISIIFLDTLVQLLGADESLIHLVKEYLVIMLSCNLLFQLSPIMENFIRIDGRPSFCMVVSIIGTIINIVLDYILVIKLNMGLTGAAIATCVGAGLSGIAMMTYFFTKKANLKFTKPAGNFRILGKMLYNGCSEFLTEISSSIVLLIFNIVIMKRMGPMGVSAISIVLYITTLIIMILFGISQSLQPIVSYNLGAGQVDRAKKGLKLCLITAQSISMISMVIVFIFSEPLVGIFAKGNKELIDMGVWMSRLYITSYIFIGFNITSSAFFTAIEQPLMSAVISLSRSLVLVIIGLIILPRIIGDSGIFVSNTFAEVGTFFVSIYYLKKYFYKKIDGCSKNKIIAPINQ from the coding sequence ATGAAACAATTAGATCTAGGAAAAGACAAAGTAAGTAAGTTATTTATTAATTATTCAGTTCCAGCTGTTATTAGTATGGTAGTTATTTCATTATATATAATTGTTGATGGGATATTTGTTAGCAGAGGAGTAGGTCCTGATGGTTTAGCTGCAGTAAATATTGCATTACCTTTCATTCAAGCACTTAACAGTATAATTATTATGATTACTATAGGTGGTGGAGTGCTAACAGCTATTAAATTAGGAGAAAACAATGAAAAAGAAGCAAGTAGAAGATTTTCATTTACAGTTATGATAGCAGTAATATTTATAATCATAACTTCTTTGATTTCAATAATATTTTTGGATACATTGGTTCAACTACTTGGTGCAGACGAATCCTTGATTCATCTAGTAAAAGAATATCTTGTTATAATGTTAAGTTGTAATTTATTATTTCAGCTTTCGCCGATTATGGAGAATTTTATACGTATTGATGGAAGACCGTCATTTTGTATGGTAGTATCTATAATAGGAACAATTATTAACATAGTTCTTGATTATATACTTGTTATAAAATTAAATATGGGTCTTACTGGAGCAGCTATAGCTACATGTGTTGGAGCTGGTTTGAGTGGAATAGCGATGATGACATATTTCTTCACCAAAAAAGCTAATTTGAAATTTACGAAACCAGCAGGAAATTTTAGAATACTAGGTAAAATGTTATATAATGGATGTTCCGAATTCTTAACAGAAATATCATCATCCATAGTTTTATTGATATTTAATATAGTGATTATGAAAAGAATGGGACCAATGGGTGTATCAGCAATAAGTATCGTTCTCTATATTACTACTTTAATTATTATGATTTTGTTTGGAATCAGTCAATCCCTGCAACCTATAGTTAGTTATAATCTAGGAGCAGGGCAGGTGGATCGAGCTAAAAAAGGACTTAAATTATGTCTGATAACAGCTCAATCAATTTCAATGATATCCATGGTTATAGTATTTATATTTAGTGAACCATTAGTTGGTATTTTTGCTAAAGGAAACAAAGAATTGATAGATATGGGGGTCTGGATGAGTAGGTTATATATTACTTCATATATTTTTATAGGGTTCAATATAACATCATCAGCTTTCTTTACTGCAATTGAACAGCCTCTAATGTCAGCTGTTATCTCATTATCAAGAAGTTTAGTTTTAGTTATCATAGGACTAATAATTTTACCTCGTATAATAGGGGATAGTGGTATTTTTGTTTCTAACACTTTCGCAGAAGTAGGAACGTTTTTTGTAAGTATCTATTATTTAAAAAAATACTTTTATAAGAAGATTGATGGATGTAGTAAAAATAAAATCATTGCACCAATAAATCAATAA
- a CDS encoding DUF2325 domain-containing protein codes for MSIVLIGGHDRMHREYKTVCKKAGHKVKVFTQMSAGLSKSIGTPDALLIFTSTVSHKMVRVANKEAKRKNIPVLRCHSSSIDALHNSIKSLESVI; via the coding sequence ATGAGTATAGTATTAATTGGCGGCCATGACCGTATGCATAGAGAATATAAAACAGTCTGTAAGAAAGCTGGACATAAAGTAAAAGTTTTTACACAAATGTCAGCTGGATTGAGTAAAAGTATAGGTACTCCTGATGCGTTGCTGATATTTACCAGCACAGTATCACATAAGATGGTAAGAGTCGCTAACAAAGAAGCAAAAAGAAAAAATATTCCTGTTCTAAGATGTCATTCCAGTAGTATTGATGCACTACATAACTCTATAAAAAGTTTAGAATCTGTAATTTAA